The DNA sequence CTATTCCAGCTGCTTATGCATTAACTAGATATCAATTAAAAGGAAAGAGGATAATAGGTTTGATAATGACATCAGTATGGTATATTCCTGGAATATCTTATGCATTAGCTCTTATACTTTCTTATTATTTAATATATAAATTCTGTTTAAATATATTAGGTTTTATAGTTGCTTATTCTTGTGGCTTTTTACCTATAATGCTCCTTTCATGTATAGTAGCTTTTAGAAGGCTAGACCCTTCATATGAAGAAGCAGCAAGTTGTCTTGGAGCGAGTAGATTAAGGACTTTCTTTTCAGTAACTCTTCCATTGATAGGTCCTGGAGTAAGTGCTGGAGTATTATTAACTTTTGTTCTTTCATTTAATGAATTTATTACTGCTTTCTTATTAAGTGCTCCTACAGCTATAGAAACTGCTCCAGTAAAAGTTTTTGACGATATCCAACATGCAGGAATGCATGGCTTTATAGCTGCTGAAGCTGCTATTTTGCAACTTATTTCATTAATAGCATGTTTAATATACTTAAAAGTTGTTGGAACAAGATATTTAAGAGGGATGGTTTTAATATAATTAAGGTTATTTAGAATTTTTAGATTTAAATTATAATTGGCTCTATATCCATTAATTTACAGAATTCTATTAAAATATCTTTATAATCTCCATAAACCATATGCATATGATTTGATCTAATATTTTCTAATAATTTTTCAATATCTCCA is a window from the Nitrososphaerota archaeon genome containing:
- a CDS encoding ABC transporter permease subunit produces the protein MNYRTKEKIKTGLSYLYVILCCIILMIPFLVTFFRSIIDPERGISLENYTKMAGIFWPKLGTSAIIAIVTVIIDVAIAIPAAYALTRYQLKGKRIIGLIMTSVWYIPGISYALALILSYYLIYKFCLNILGFIVAYSCGFLPIMLLSCIVAFRRLDPSYEEAASCLGASRLRTFFSVTLPLIGPGVSAGVLLTFVLSFNEFITAFLLSAPTAIETAPVKVFDDIQHAGMHGFIAAEAAILQLISLIACLIYLKVVGTRYLRGMVLI